The Gossypium raimondii isolate GPD5lz chromosome 2, ASM2569854v1, whole genome shotgun sequence genome segment acaagtttagtttttatcaGTTGAAGtagttttttaaatagaaataatagTATACTTCAAGGGCTACTTTAAATTAACCCATTAAAAAAGGTATACTTCGAGGGCTACTTTTTAAATTAACCAAAACATTTTGGAGAAAGTCTATGGAAGAAGAAACAAATTAAAGTACAGGAAAAGCTTTgggaatataaaataaatgagaaattggCGTAAGCAATCATTGGGTTAACCAAATCCCTGGACTAGTTTGGAGTGGAGTGTTAGGCAAAAATGGATTCCCATCCTTCTACATTATTCACCAATCAAATTAGCTGACGAAAAACTTAAACAAACACCCCCCCAATCCCCCCCAAAAAGAGAGCTAACATCATTTGCATTTTAAGCCAAGCTTTTCTCAGATCGATTTAACAACtgtatatataaagaaaaagaaagatgccattaCTTTACGcgactttttttcctttttcaaatttgcaCAGATATCAACATAACAAACAATATTGTATTATTCTATAAATCAAGCAgggagtatatatatatatattttatgaaaaagaacGATCAAATATCACCGGAAAACAGCCTTGAGTATGGAAATCCGGTTTCAGATAACCGTAAAACAACCGTTTTGTGAAATTATGAGAAGCGGAAGAGTCATATATCATAATAAAAGAGAACGAAAGCGCGTCGTTTCTCGAAACGAACATGTGTGTGTAGATGAAAGGAGAGAGAGATGGAAAATGTAAAAGATATAACGTACCATTTGAAAGGAGCAGAGCAAGCAATAGATATCCAAAGAGGTGTGACCTGCAGTGcagagggttttttttttttttttggtatgaGGAAGATGAATGGATGGATAGGTTTAGTGGGATTTTTATAAAGGGGTTTAGAGTAGAGATCTGAGTGAGTAAATGAGAATAAATTTGGTAGCAAATGGTTTGATCACCGAGTTTCCCAATCAATCCAACAGTCTTCATATGCCAATCAACTGCCACCACCTGATTTCCTCTTTATACAACCATGCACTGAAAATAAGCAATTCTAAAACGTGTTCTAAAATGACTGGTTAACCAGAACGGTATTcactttaaaatgatttttccaagtaaTTCTAGTATGCTTGTGATACCATGTGAGTTTAGCCTTCATTTCAACGAAGCAATTACTCATTTACTATAGATTTATATCAAGCTCGTGGTGGTCTAATAGTTAGGGTGTTTACAGTCTCAAGTGTGATTTGAGTTTGagtcatgttagttaagttgtTAAAGTTTTGTCCTACTTTTATCTCCATcctaatattgtataaaaaataaaaatcaataaataataaaggtttaatagttttttttacccTTGTACGATATCTAAATTATTACTAAAGTATccgtattatttatttatcaatttgacctttatattttatttttagtatccGTTTAGCTCCTACACTTTGATTCTATAGTCTTGATACTCCAACTCAAATTtcgtttaaaaaaataaatcaaccaGTGACTTGGtgtcaaaataatttcaaattcacttaattttaaaaaattatacaaaaactaaaaaatctttaaaatttcaaaaataataaattttaaaaaataaaaagccctaatttagttttgaaaattataagtatgcaaaacttcaaaaatttataaatgttcataaaatttgtttgtttgaaaCTTTAAATTCGTGAAGTTTAAAAATGTCACTAAAAGatgtgaaaaaaaaacatcacaaaaaaatgtttttatttttgaagcttCAAAAGGTCATGAAAAAATGTGAAAagcatcaccaaaaatagtttaatatgGTGAGATTTCAAAGTGTTACGAAAGGTCTTCAAAAGCGTCATGAAAGTCTATATTCCGTGATGTTTTAGCCATTACCTCACAAGCGTCActaaaatttcattcttttgtgactttttttcttctaaattcttttttttttcatttaaaatgttACGGATAATATGACTTTTgttggaaaattaaattttgggaaGCTTTGAGGTATATTCTTAATTGGTAAAGGTGGAtttttgaatcataaaattatagttttatattctACCCCATGAGgcctttacaacggtatatcatatgctcaaaatgattgAGTGATGAATGGGAAATTGATGCTTAAAGTAAGCCACTTATGAATTATGTTGAGGAAAATGGAAAGCTTAGTTTCACATTGGTTAGATATCAAGTGtagaatatgtttatatatatgaaccGACTTGGTGGTTATTGAATGACTAAGCTAATGCTCTCCCTCGTGCACAAGGGGGGAGCAAATCCAAACCCGCCAGGGTTGGGGGCGCACTCACAAGACGTAGGCAACGTGAAATGCCCGGATCGGTCGAGCCCTTCTAGGCCCTACAGTTAATGTGCATAAATGTATTAGTAAAATTGGGtgactaaattatataaaaaaattaaagtatagatcTTAATTTAAGTATGGAGaccaatattgaaatttgaaaattattatataattttaaaaaaataaaaaaaaatgtttatttaacaTGTGTTAAATAAGAAATACCTTACTACCGAAGCTTTAAAAATCAGACCTGATATTTAAAACTCGTGACCAGTATCTACTCTTTTAATAAATCTATGGAATacgaaaaattaattttctcgtTCCAATACATACTTTGAAGATTGTCTCAATACTCAATAATcttcaaaatccaaaattctATCGACTCTGTAAGCAACGCTCAGTCACTCCCAATCACTATATTGGGACTATTGGGTTAGGTTTAAAAACCAAAGAAGATGAGCCCACAACATGGATTACTTTAAGGAATAGGGTTgggcttttctttctttcttggttTGGcccaaaatgaagaaaatttggttttttttattatcaattttggTCCGTGATTCACAAGTCAACCAATTAAATATCTTTCTTTGGACCGATATACCTACTGATCGATTCGGTTCGGTTTAAACAACCATGCTCATGGCATTCTTATCCCTTTCTAAGAGTAAATTTGATTGTAATCTTAACTAATATTTTAGGAATAGGACTGGTGATTGAATCAATCAAGCCACTAGTTCTTGATACAACTAGTTCAgagcaaataaattatttaaaattttaaaaaatataaaaaccgtTCACCTGGTTTTTTTAGCCTGATTCAACCAATCCATACTGATTCGTGAGTCAATCGATTTTATCTCTCTCTAAACCGATACCTCGACCAGTTCTTGGTCCAATCGATCCGATTTAGACAACATTGATATTATGTCAGCATTTTAACGAAAATAGTCAATGATAACAACCATTTGAattaactattattattgtaaaattagaggattaaattatgtcaaattgaaatattaaaattaaatttcaaatgtgatcatagttgaaggaccaaaaactgaaaatttaCCACTATCCTTTTAATggcaaaaggaaaataaaagaggaggtagTAAACGTGTcatgaagttaaacccttatgACCTTACTTTTACAATGGTTAAAGTACTTAAAAAGGTCCTCTTATTATAGGactaaatcaaatcaatttagtccctgtcccattaaaaaaatcaaatcaatccaAATCGGAGTTGACATTTACTGTATAAAAATgtcctaaaaattatatttttcaattacagttaaattccaaacaaaatatttcatttactgaataaaaactttaaaaatattaactttgttaaacaaaaattatatttttaaacggTACATGttaattctatttcaatttagtattatttaattttttaatagtacagggactaaatggattcatttaataataaacgACTAATCTAATAAGTTCCTGTCAAAAGGGACATGCCACGTACATTCACTTTTATAAATAGTTATAGGTATATTATAGATTCGAGTAAATTACATTAGTAGTCATTCAATTATtagtatattttttttgtcacctaactatgaaaagttataaaatggtcatcAAACTactagtaaatttcttttttggccacccaactatgaaaagtttattttttttatcactagtcgaaaaaactcaaaaatccaagataattgagtaacaaaaaaaagataaaattgaatagttgagtgataaaaaaaatactgaTAATTGGGTGACCATTTCGTGATAAAATGGAAACTTAGGTGAGTATTAGTGCAATTTACCCTGTGGACTAATGCAGCAAACTGTTTATATTGCGCGTGCGAACCCAGAAAGAGGAggagagaagaagagaagagagaaagggTGATAAACAGAAGAAGGAGCGCTGATTGAAACAAGCCATCCTctcttctctctctttctcttcaGAACCCAGTCTCTTAACTTCTGATTCACTACTTTCGTTTCTCTCCTCTTGGGGGAATTAGGGTCCAACAACCCCCATGAATTTAATCCCCTCCCAACAATCTTAGGGGCTGTAATTCTCCTACAACATGCataatttttatggaaaaaagAGACCCGCCATCAATCTCAACCTCTTCACGTCTTTATCTCACTCTTTTTTCTGTCTAAACCCCACAAAACCCCCAAGCAACTTTCAATATGGTGTGGTTGGGCTAGGCATAGTAGCAGCTATGACTGATTCAACCCATACACACCAATCTATTTGCTTTGCTCCATCCCCAAGATCCACCCCCATACCTATAGTCTCATCTGTTAAAGCAGCTCCCAGTTTCGGAGGTGGCTTTAACTTGGAGAAGTTTGATGAATTATCTGACAACGACACTAGTGTAATTTCTCATTTTAGCGATAATTTGATCAAGAATCAGTTCGGTTTTGGAGATGACAACAAGAATTGCAGTGGGTTTACTGCTGCTCCTTCGCCtaggaaaaaaaatatgggtCAGTTCAAGAGGGAGTTTTGGAGTGATGGCTTTTTGACTTCTTGTCATCTTTGCAAGAAGGAACTACATGGTTTGGATATTTTCATGTACAGGTATTAGCCTCgcttttttcatcttttaattgatttaagttttaagttttgattCTTGATGATGTTTTCCAGTtgagtgtttttttttccttgtaatTGAATTGATGCTTAAAATGATCTGATGATTACTTGGATGTGATTCTGTATTTGTTTTCTTGGGGTGCAAATGCTTTTATTCCCCGTTCTGAGTAGAGAATAGAAATTAATCTTTTGGTCAGAGCTTTACAGTTCATTCTTGTCTGTTGTAAATATATCTAAGATCCAATGGTGTATGTGATTTTATTGGAAATACTAATCTACCTAAACTGGGATTGATTCTAGCCCCAAATCAGAGTAATTCTGTCAATGGGGGGCTTTAAGAACGTAGAAGAGGTAGGATGGCTGGTTGGTCATATCTAGTATACATCCTACATGGACGGTAGTTGAAGTCAGTGGCTCCCCTCCCCTAGGTTCCGCCATCTGGGATTGTATAGTAAGCTGTCTGTAAGTTGCAGCCATTGTGCAAATGTGTTACTGGAAGTTGTGTTACGATTCTGTGCTATGATAACAAATATGAATGGCAAATTTGTTCTAGACCTGAACACTGCAGATGTATTATAGTGCTTGCTGTATATTTGAAGTCACTACGGTATGCTAACTTTTTCTGCTTTATCAACCATCACCATTGGGGATATGCTTGATTTTGGTTTTGCCATTCCTTTTGTTCCATATGATCGTGTGAATTGTTACTATTTCCAATGgaagatgaaattgaaatgtcaTAAAATTTGGATGTTGCTGTTTCGTGGTTCCAAGTTTCAGTATGAATTTGCTCAATCACTTTTAATTGTCTTGGGAGTGTTTTGGCTCCTATTTCGGGTATGAAATGTCTTTGGATGTCAATTTTATATCAGTTATTGACTGCAGTCAATCTCTGTTGAGTCTTCTAGATGGAAAACCTTTTTGGTAGTTGTAGTTGGACTCAAGGAGAAGTGTAAATATTTGGAGACTGAGGCCTACATGTCAGTCGGATATTTATTTGACCCACATAGCACTTAAATGAGAATTTATAACCCCAATTGCTTGAGATATTTTTTGACATATAATAATGGTGATGACATAAAGCTTCTGGGGTGTTGATTTTCTGCCATGAATAAAATATCTGGTTGGATTGGGCAGAGGGGAGGAAGGATTTTGCAGCGCGGATTGCCGTGACAAGCAAATTAGAAGTGATGATCACAAACAAATATGTGCGCTTGATTGCTCCCAGTCTTCCCCACACGTGTTATTTTCCGAGGTCGCCGCTGCATAACTTCTACCACTGCATCATACTTaatgaataaacaaacaaataaaggaGATGGGCAACTTGGCAGAATTTTGGAGGCTTTCCGTTTCAGTTTCAGCATCTCTAAGGACAAATAGATAGATGATACTTCCTTGTCCATTCTGAAAGAGAACTTATTTCACCAAGCTTTAAATCTTATCGTATGTAGGAAAGGAAAATCTTAGTATAGTTTTTGTAGTCATTTTAATATATCCCAATGATAgcttgtaaaaatataattcctCTTCATTTTGAAAAATGTATCCATAAAATCTTGAAACTTAAATGACTAATATATCAAATTCCGGGTTTTGGGGATGTATATTCCAACCACTatgaagaaaattattaattgcGTTTCAAGAATAACACGACAGTTGAAAAAACACAAGGATAATAAACGATGTATTAGAATGTCAGCTGAACAACAGGATCTTGATGAACCCCATGTCCACGAATCACCAATGAATATGAATGACTTATCACCTACTAACATTTCCAACAAGCTGACTGCTACATGGCTTATACCAGTATGCTGAAGAAgtagaacaagaagaagaaTACTAAACCTTCTAAGCGGTCGCACTCGCACTAGTCAATTCTTTGGCAGCAGTTGCTAATACCATTTTCTGTGGCTGCAGGCACACAACAAAATCTTTAAGCTCTTTGCATTTTGGAACTACTTATCTACATAAGGGAGAGATTAAAGCAAAGCAAGTACCGCGGCCAACTCTTCTTCATGTTTTGGAATGAAAGCAGTGTCAACCTTTCCATTTCTGAAGTCCTGTGAAGTGTTGCATGTTAGATTAAAAATTGTGAACCTTGATGTATAATATTATCCAACACACAGAAAATAGCACCACCAACCTCAATATCAAGGATGAGTTTATGGTATTCAATGGTTGTAGGAACCcctaaaacaaaacaataaaaagaatatgGATTAGGATATTCTTTGAGGGGTAGAGTTTTGCTGGATAACAAAACCAGACTGAACAAAGAAATTATAGCAACCCCTTTTGGTGCAAACATATTCGGTTACAGGCATGAAGCACCAACAGAAACCACACTGATTATGGTCAATGGGAGATGCTGAGAATCACTTTTTTCTAGTTAAAGGTTTCTTCTGCCATGTCCATGCAACGTCATGTATGTGACCAAGATGTAAATGATAAAAAACAACAAAGCTGAGTAAACTCTTAGTCAATAACCAAGTACCTGTAATTACAGTGTCATCAAGAGCCCTTTTCATGCGCTCAATTGCTTTTTCCCTTGTTGGAGCCCATACGATAAGCTACAACAGAGTAAATAGTTAGAACAATGTCAAAGCTAGAAAAGCGGACTCATAAGCATGGTCATTTTCAAACACAAAGATCAAACATGAATATGTTAACCTTagcaaaaattgaaagataatTCAGTTTACTATATACACCTTGAAATAAGGACAAACTATGGTATTCTTATTACTCTTTCCTGAAACGAGGTTTTAAGAATTCCCTTCTCTTCCATAATAACTTTTTTTGACCTCCTGAGTTTGCATTGAATTGCTCATATATACATAATCTTAATAGTATAAGACAGATATTACAAACCTTTCCAAGTAATGAATCATAGCTTGGAGGAACTACGTAATCAGGATAAACATGGCTATCCATTCGAACAAATGGGCCTCCAGATGGCAAGTATGATGTTATTCTCCCTGTCATTAGGAATGCAGAGCAAGTGtttaaaatatcaaactataGACAAAGTCCTTTCATTCCCTATTCTTTTGATTGTTTGAAAATCACATCCTATAGAAATTGAGGTAAGAATTATGAGAGTATAAACTTCAAaagtttaaaacataaaagaagagaaaaaagtacaaaatataTTCTCTAATGTTAATATAAGCATATGAAAGCTTGTAGTACAGCATAATGGAAACTTTCAAAGGCAACACTATAAAGGCTCTGATGGTAGCAAGTACCAAAAATGAACCTACTGCAGTAGTAATTTAACATGAACACTAAACATAGATATGCATACCTGGCCCAGGTCTGAACCCTTTAAATGCATCTTCTGCATTGATACGACATTCAATTGAATGCCCTCTGAGCACAATATCTTCCTGCAAATCATTATTTATGAGCAGTTGAATACAATCGTGTTTGATGCTCCAAAACTTTTAGCTGAAACATTTCATTTCGTACCTGTTTGTAGTGAAGTTTTTCTCCCATAGCTACACGAATTTGTTCTTCAATCAAGTCAACAGAGAAAATCATCTCTGTTACAGGATGCTCCACCTGAGTTCATTAGATGAAAATACATGATTAGCAGTGCTTCTATTTAATCCACTACTAGATAATTCATGAATCAGAGTTCCCAGTCCTTATTAACCTGGATTCTAGTGTTCATTTCCATGAAATAGAAGGAACCTCTTTcatctaaaagaaactcaacaGTTCCTACACCAATGTAACCAATAGACGCTGCCGCAGCAACTGCTGCATCACCCATGGCCTTCCGCAACTCTGGAGTCAATGCTGGAGAAGGCGCTTCTTCTAAAAGTTTTTGATTACGCCTCTGTATAGTAGGTCACGTTAAACAACATTTAACATCAATAATCTAGTTATCTTTCTATTAACAATCAAGAGGAAAGTGGGGAAAATAATGTTCTGCTGCCAAAAGATTGGTATATTTAGCTTATCCACATACTGCAGCAAATATTTGAGTAATAGTCACCAGTCACCTTGTAAGCATATTTGCACCGTTTAAGAGAAGGAAGCAATATTTAGAGGCAATTATCACGACTAAGATGCTTTAATTTCCAACAGGAAATGGTCATAGATCTGTTTGAAATCAGAGTTGATAATGCCatacaaaattaaactaatttgtttTCATGTTTATGATTTCAGTTTTAAAACTTTAGCTACTTTCTTCTATAGAGGAAAATTCACAATTTTCCAAGTTATGCATCCAAGGGCTAACATGTCAAGTTCAGATTTTCTTGGGGGTATCTAGCCGGAAAGTTTTTCCTTGAGTCTAAATTGTTATTTAGGCTCCATTTAGGTGTTACTTTGGCTACTTATTTTACTTTCCTAAAGTtggtataaaatataaaaaaaaatactaaaagagAAGAATATATTTGCTCATAATGAGTAGAGTTCTAAATGAAACCTCAATTTAAACAAAGTCATCTCATTAACAGTAAAATCATGTTTTTCGTTACTAatggaaatcaaaatttatcttctaattcttcaagaatttgcttACCTTTACAATCAAATGTACTTTTTGCTTTGTGTCAAAACCAAGTAGCAAAAGTTACAACCAAACAAAACCTTCCCTTTTTACAGGATAAAGTTTCCCGTAGGCATCCTAATCTAATAGAATCTAGGATCAACAACAAGCTTTTGCAATGAGTCATTGAATTTCATGTGCTCTCCTATTACTTTCTCACTAGTTTAAACTTTGAAGTAGGAATCCAAGTTCTAGTAGATTTAGTCCTTGACTAGAACCATCATAATTGAGATTTTTAGATTCCAGTATggttttgataattaaaattttcagtatGTTGGTTTATCTAGGAATGAAAGTCCAGAACCAGTGATCTTTATTCATCCAAAAGTATAATCTCTTTCTTAAAACTTTCAACCCTAATTCTAGCCCCAAAGTTCCTTTTAATTTCCAACAGCCAAACACCTCAACTAACTACTAATATCTCATTCCTATTGTCTTTGCTTCCCGGAATGTTAGAGCAAACCATTCTTCAGTTTTTCCATTCTTTCAAGAAAAAACTCAATTGATTCAAACCCAATTTGATTCCTTAAATCCTAACCCTAATTCTTACAAGAGCCACAAGTCTTAAGATTCCAACCCCCAGGCAAGGCTTTTCAAATATGTCCTACATCACAAAGAATTGAAGGAAAggagaaactttaaaaaatccaAACGAGTAGATACATATAGTTTTGCCCTTCCATTGAACTTCAGCATTCAAGTTGAGTAACCTTTTTCCAGTGCATTTGGTTGGTTCGGTTTCCATATATTAATAACGAATAAACTGACTAACCTATTAAAGTTAAACCAAACCAACCGACTCTATTGCCAAGACCCAAATAACTGAGCCAAAGTTCAGTTTGGTTTGATTGGTTTTTCTGGTATTGagcttttctatttttttcctttttaagatttctttatttattaaaaacagaaGTTACCACTGTAATTATAAAGTTTATTGAgattatgtacatatttatacatTAGATTTCtcttttagattaattaaattgattaaaagttctaattttagtttttgggtTGGGTTACTTGGGAATTTATTTAGGTaattagatttatatttttagttgagTTGTGTTGGATTTTATTTGGGTATTGGGTATGTTAGGgtttattagataaaaataataattagttcATTTGGTTTGCAAATTCAATGCCAAAAACGACCAAATAAACCGGAAAACCAACTAAGCTGACTAATTTCAGTTAACTAGGTACAATTCACTTCAGTTTAATCGGGTTGACCCATTTTGTTCTCACCCCTACTCTTTTCTACTTATGGTTAAAAGTGGTTTATTTATGAATTGGTTTGAGGAGACAAGATGTAGTTAAGATAGAGAGAAGTAAGCATGGTAACAGTACCTGGATACTGCAATCGCGCTCACCAAAGTGAACAACATTACCATATTTATCTGCAAGAACCtgcaaaaccataaaaatagtgagagaaaataaaaaacttgcACGTAGTCTATACTCTAGCAGAGAATATGAAGCACAAGGCAGTACAGCTTAACCATAGGTCAATACCCAATTAATGCCATAAGTCTTCCAACAGACAAGGCCATCAATGATAGCAGAAGGAAATAAAAGCATTTCTCCCAGATCATGTTacatattacaaattatataacgTTACCAAGAAAACATCCTAGCCATAACAGGGCACAAAGCATTCTAGTTCTCCAGAATTACATTCCTAAGAGTAGTTTCAGCTCATGAAGAGATGGGAAATTATACAAGCAAGGAGTAATTACCTGGAACTCAATGTGCCTAGGATTTTGTATGTACTTCTCCAAATAAACTCCATCATTTCCAAATGCAGCAGCAGCTTCACTTTTGGCTTGCTGTAAGATgcagaaaacaaataaaaactgaGTACATACATTTCATTTAGATATTGCATACTCCAATCTTTTTGAataacattaatttattaattcatgAGATCTAACTAGTATTTTATGATATACATGTAAAATAAGCTGAAATTTTCATGTcataagtatataaaatattgttttgtgaattgatgcaaaatgtcaaaaagtctTGAGTAATTATTTAGTAGAACAAAGAAACATTCCAGAGAAAACAAAGGTtctttttaattagtaaatgaaATCTAGAAGAGATGGGATAGGATTAGAAGCACTAAAGATTTGAGAAAACAATATTTAATGTTACTAGGGTTTCcctgtgtgtgtgtgtgagggAGGGAGGGAGAGATAGAGATAGAAAGAGCTAAGTCTTTTTTCAGAAAGagctaacttttttttttcttttactttgctGTCTTCCAGTGGCTTTTAGGTTTGCTTCCTTCAGGAGTAGCAAAATACTGCCTAGTGACTTTAACCATTCCTAGCAAGGGGATTTGGGCCTATAGGACAAGATTGCTAAATACCATTCTTAAAATGAAGGCACTCTTTACTGAGTCCTTTAGTTTGGTGGTATGACAGGGGTCCACATAAggtaaaagaaaagagaagtcGCGACTCATGAGCCAAATGTAATTGACATGTTTAAATAAATGACGCACAACTAAAAGCTTCTAAAGGGAGAAATGTCAACTAAAATAGGAGCAATTGATATTTGAAGTAATACCTGTAGTAACTTCACAAACTCATCAGGTTCTTTAGCAAGACGCATTCCACGCCCTCCACCACCAGCTGTGGCcttgaataaaaaagaaacaacaaaacaTGTAAACTATTAAAAGGTTACTGGATAAGACAAATTTCAATGCAGCTTCACAAACAACAATATCCTCTTGAcattcaaaaatcatatttcatagCTTCATTTTGGCAGTAAATGTCAGTAAAAGAATGCAAGATTCTTGCTGCATCTTTTAATAGAGAAACACAATTGAACCACAAAAATGCCTTGCaacaattaaatcctaattatgTTCAAAAACTGATCAATAAGAGGTCAGATTTTGCAATGATTTTAAAGAAGT includes the following:
- the LOC105789088 gene encoding FCS-Like Zinc finger 14 isoform X3, with amino-acid sequence MHNFYGKKRPAINLNLFTSLSHSFFCLNPTKPPSNFQYGVVGLGIVAAMTDSTHTHQSICFAPSPRSTPIPIVSSVKAAPSFGGGFNLEKFDELSDNDTSVISHFSDNLIKNQFGFGDDNKNCSGFTAAPSPRKKNMGQFKREFWSDGFLTSCHLCKKELHGLDIFMYSFWGVDFLP
- the LOC105789088 gene encoding FCS-Like Zinc finger 14 isoform X2 gives rise to the protein MHNFYGKKRPAINLNLFTSLSHSFFCLNPTKPPSNFQYGVVGLGIVAAMTDSTHTHQSICFAPSPRSTPIPIVSSVKAAPSFGGGFNLEKFDELSDNDTSVISHFSDNLIKNQFGFGDDNKNCSGFTAAPSPRKKNMGQFKREFWSDGFLTSCHLCKKELHGLDIFMYRHTTKSLSSLHFGTTYLHKGEIKAKQVPRPTLLHVLE
- the LOC105789088 gene encoding FCS-Like Zinc finger 14 isoform X4 gives rise to the protein MHNFYGKKRPAINLNLFTSLSHSFFCLNPTKPPSNFQYGVVGLGIVAAMTDSTHTHQSICFAPSPRSTPIPIVSSVKAAPSFGGGFNLEKFDELSDNDTSVISHFSDNLIKNQFGFGDDNKNCSGFTAAPSPRKKNMGQFKREFWSDGFLTSCHLCKKELHGLDIFMYSPKSE
- the LOC105789088 gene encoding FCS-Like Zinc finger 14 isoform X1 yields the protein MHNFYGKKRPAINLNLFTSLSHSFFCLNPTKPPSNFQYGVVGLGIVAAMTDSTHTHQSICFAPSPRSTPIPIVSSVKAAPSFGGGFNLEKFDELSDNDTSVISHFSDNLIKNQFGFGDDNKNCSGFTAAPSPRKKNMGQFKREFWSDGFLTSCHLCKKELHGLDIFMYRGEEGFCSADCRDKQIRSDDHKQICALDCSQSSPHVLFSEVAAA
- the LOC105789087 gene encoding biotin carboxylase 2, chloroplastic, with protein sequence MALDSSMTMCKSVTSPPGLFLRRNTSSRSFQCTFKVGSRINFPRQKAQVTQVRCKSSKRGGALGATCRAEKILVANRGEIAVRVIRTAHEMGIPCVAVYSTIDKDALHVKLADESVCIGEAPSSQSYLLIPNVLSAALSRNCTMLHPGYGFLAENAVFVEMCRDHRINFIGPNPDSIRVMGDKSTARETMKNAGVPTVPGSDGLLQSTEEAIKLAHEIGFPVMIKATAGGGGRGMRLAKEPDEFVKLLQQAKSEAAAAFGNDGVYLEKYIQNPRHIEFQVLADKYGNVVHFGERDCSIQRRNQKLLEEAPSPALTPELRKAMGDAAVAAAASIGYIGVGTVEFLLDERGSFYFMEMNTRIQVEHPVTEMIFSVDLIEEQIRVAMGEKLHYKQEDIVLRGHSIECRINAEDAFKGFRPGPGRITSYLPSGGPFVRMDSHVYPDYVVPPSYDSLLGKLIVWAPTREKAIERMKRALDDTVITGVPTTIEYHKLILDIEDFRNGKVDTAFIPKHEEELAAPQKMVLATAAKELTSASATA